In Prunus dulcis chromosome 1, ALMONDv2, whole genome shotgun sequence, the following are encoded in one genomic region:
- the LOC117614936 gene encoding mannosyl-oligosaccharide 1,2-alpha-mannosidase MNS1-like isoform X2, with translation MGKKSLSSSSQSWWWRGWRYLHPQHNLRRPQLLTLFIISFVALTWLLSGLESLSVEHQLANVKKHIRSWSIVEEEDDPLNVERRRAVKEAMIHAWTCYEMYAWGRDELQPQTRDGVDSFGGLGATLVDSLDTLYIMGLDEQFQRAREVIGGLLSAYDLSDDKVFLEKARDIADRLLPAWNTPSGVPYNIINLRYGDARNPRWTGGKSILADAGSEQLEFIALSQRTNDPKYQQKVEYVIEELHKTFPADGLLPIYIDPHTGITSYSKISFGAMGDSFYEYLLKAWIQGNKTESVTRYREMWETSMKGLKSLIRRTTPSSYAYICEKTGSSLSDKMDELACFAPGMLALGSTGYGPDEAEKFLSLAEELAWTCYNFYQTTPTKLAGENYYFPAGQDMTVGTSWSILRPETVESLFYLWRLTGNKTYQEWGWNIFQAFEKNSRVDTGYSGLKDVSSGEKDNMMQSFFLAETLKYLYLLFSPPSFISLDEWVFNTEAHPLRIATRHANGETYSTIGQDRLQERFHGRKGRSGS, from the exons atgggaaaaaaatcgTTATCTTCTTCATCGCAATCGTGGTGGTGGAGAGGGTGGAGATATCTTCACCCGCAGCATAACCTGAGGAGGCCGCAGCTGTTGACACTCTTCATTATCTCCTTCGTTGCTCTCACATGGCTGCTCTCTGGCCTCGAATCTCTCAGTGTAGAGCACCag CTAGCGAATGTGAAGAAGCATATAAGAAGTTGGAGCATTGTCGAGGAGGAGGATGATCCTCTCAATGTTGAACGAAGAAGAGCAGTTAAAGAGGCTATGATTCATGCTTGGACTTGTTACGAGATGTACGCATGGGGTCGTGATGAACTCCAG CCACAAACAAGAGATGGTGTTGATAGTTTTGGCGGTCTAGGAGCAACTCTAGTGGATTCTCTTGATACATTGTACATAATGGGTCTTGACGAGCAATTCCAAAGAGCTAGAGA AGTTATAGGTGGACTTCTTAGCGCATATGATCTCTCTGATGACAAAGTGTTCCTTGAAAAGGCTAGAGATATTGCAGATAGGTTGCTGCCTGCGTGGAATACACCCTCAGGAGTCCCCTATAACATAATAAACTTGAGATATGGGGATGCCCGTAACCCTCGGTGGACAGGG GGAAAAAGTATTCTGGCAGATGCTGGTTCAGAGCAGCTTGAATTTATTGCTCTATCTCAGAGGACAAATGATCCTAAGTACCAGCAGAAG GTGGAATATGTCATTGAAGAGCTTCATAAAACCTTCCCTGCTGATGGATTGCTTCCCATATATATTGATCCTCACACTGGAATTACCTCATACTCAAAAATTTCCTTTGGTGCCATGGGTGATAG CTTTTATGAATATCTACTCAAGGCTTGGATACAAGGGAACAAAACTGAATCTGTAACGCGCTACAG AGAAATGTGGGAGACATCAATGAAGGGTCTGAAAAGCTTGATTCGGAGGACAACACCATCctcatatgcatatatatgtgAGAAGACTGGAAGCTCGCTGTCCGATAAG ATGGATGAATTAGCTTGCTTTGCTCCTGGAATGTTGGCTTTAGGATCTACTGGCTATGGCCCTGATGAAGCTGAAAAGTTTTTATCCCTTGCTGAAGAG CTTGCATGGACATGTTATAACTTTTACCAGACAACACCTACAAAATTGGCTGGAGAGAACTATTACTTCCCTGCTGGACAG GACATGACCGTTGGAACATCATGGAGCATTTTGAGGCCGGAGACGGTGGAGTCACTGTTTTACCTATGGCGTTTAACTGGGAACAAAACTTACCAAGAATGGGGTTGGAATATTTTCCAAGCATTTGAAAAGAACTCTCGAGTAGATACAGGATATAGTGGACTTAAAGAT GTGAGTTCAGGTGAGAAAGACAATATGATGCAGAGCTTCTTCCTCGCAGAAACGCTGAAGTATCTCTATCTCCTCTTTTCACCTCCATCGTTTATCTCTTTGGATGAATGGGTTTTTAACACAGAAGCCCACCCTCTAAGGATCGCGACTCGACATGCTAATGGAGAGACTTATAGTACAATTGGACAAGATAGATTACAAGAAAGGTTCCATGGAAGGAAAGGTCGGTCAGGATCCTAA
- the LOC117614936 gene encoding mannosyl-oligosaccharide 1,2-alpha-mannosidase MNS1-like isoform X4 encodes MIHAWTCYEMYAWGRDELQPQTRDGVDSFGGLGATLVDSLDTLYIMGLDEQFQRAREWVAKSLNFNKNYEASVFETTIRVIGGLLSAYDLSDDKVFLEKARDIADRLLPAWNTPSGVPYNIINLRYGDARNPRWTGGKSILADAGSEQLEFIALSQRTNDPKYQQKVEYVIEELHKTFPADGLLPIYIDPHTGITSYSKISFGAMGDSFYEYLLKAWIQGNKTESVTRYREMWETSMKGLKSLIRRTTPSSYAYICEKTGSSLSDKMDELACFAPGMLALGSTGYGPDEAEKFLSLAEELAWTCYNFYQTTPTKLAGENYYFPAGQDMTVGTSWSILRPETVESLFYLWRLTGNKTYQEWGWNIFQAFEKNSRVDTGYSGLKDVSSGEKDNMMQSFFLAETLKYLYLLFSPPSFISLDEWVFNTEAHPLRIATRHANGETYSTIGQDRLQERFHGRKGRSGS; translated from the exons ATGATTCATGCTTGGACTTGTTACGAGATGTACGCATGGGGTCGTGATGAACTCCAG CCACAAACAAGAGATGGTGTTGATAGTTTTGGCGGTCTAGGAGCAACTCTAGTGGATTCTCTTGATACATTGTACATAATGGGTCTTGACGAGCAATTCCAAAGAGCTAGAGA GTGGGTTGCAAAGTCGTTGAATTTCAACAAGAATTACGAGGCTAGTGTTTTTGAGACAACCATAAG AGTTATAGGTGGACTTCTTAGCGCATATGATCTCTCTGATGACAAAGTGTTCCTTGAAAAGGCTAGAGATATTGCAGATAGGTTGCTGCCTGCGTGGAATACACCCTCAGGAGTCCCCTATAACATAATAAACTTGAGATATGGGGATGCCCGTAACCCTCGGTGGACAGGG GGAAAAAGTATTCTGGCAGATGCTGGTTCAGAGCAGCTTGAATTTATTGCTCTATCTCAGAGGACAAATGATCCTAAGTACCAGCAGAAG GTGGAATATGTCATTGAAGAGCTTCATAAAACCTTCCCTGCTGATGGATTGCTTCCCATATATATTGATCCTCACACTGGAATTACCTCATACTCAAAAATTTCCTTTGGTGCCATGGGTGATAG CTTTTATGAATATCTACTCAAGGCTTGGATACAAGGGAACAAAACTGAATCTGTAACGCGCTACAG AGAAATGTGGGAGACATCAATGAAGGGTCTGAAAAGCTTGATTCGGAGGACAACACCATCctcatatgcatatatatgtgAGAAGACTGGAAGCTCGCTGTCCGATAAG ATGGATGAATTAGCTTGCTTTGCTCCTGGAATGTTGGCTTTAGGATCTACTGGCTATGGCCCTGATGAAGCTGAAAAGTTTTTATCCCTTGCTGAAGAG CTTGCATGGACATGTTATAACTTTTACCAGACAACACCTACAAAATTGGCTGGAGAGAACTATTACTTCCCTGCTGGACAG GACATGACCGTTGGAACATCATGGAGCATTTTGAGGCCGGAGACGGTGGAGTCACTGTTTTACCTATGGCGTTTAACTGGGAACAAAACTTACCAAGAATGGGGTTGGAATATTTTCCAAGCATTTGAAAAGAACTCTCGAGTAGATACAGGATATAGTGGACTTAAAGAT GTGAGTTCAGGTGAGAAAGACAATATGATGCAGAGCTTCTTCCTCGCAGAAACGCTGAAGTATCTCTATCTCCTCTTTTCACCTCCATCGTTTATCTCTTTGGATGAATGGGTTTTTAACACAGAAGCCCACCCTCTAAGGATCGCGACTCGACATGCTAATGGAGAGACTTATAGTACAATTGGACAAGATAGATTACAAGAAAGGTTCCATGGAAGGAAAGGTCGGTCAGGATCCTAA
- the LOC117614936 gene encoding mannosyl-oligosaccharide 1,2-alpha-mannosidase MNS1-like isoform X5, translated as MGKKSLSSSSQSWWWRGWRYLHPQHNLRRPQLLTLFIISFVALTWLLSGLESLSVEHQLVVSRLNKELITLKNQLANVKKHIRSWSIVEEEDDPLNVERRRAVKEAMIHAWTCYEMYAWGRDELQPQTRDGVDSFGGLGATLVDSLDTLYIMGLDEQFQRAREWVAKSLNFNKNYEASVFETTIRVIGGLLSAYDLSDDKVFLEKARDIADRLLPAWNTPSGVPYNIINLRYGDARNPRWTGGKSILADAGSEQLEFIALSQRTNDPKYQQKVEYVIEELHKTFPADGLLPIYIDPHTGITSYSKISFGAMGDSFYEYLLKAWIQGNKTESVTRYREMWETSMKGLKSLIRRTTPSSYAYICEKTGSSLSDKMDELACFAPGMLALGSTGYGPDEAEKFLSLAEELAWTCYNFYQTTPTKLAGENYYFPAGQDMTVGTSWSILRPETVESLFYLWRLTGNKTYQEWGWNIFQAFEKNSRVDTGYSGLKDVSSGEKDNMMQSFFLAETLKYLYLLFSPPSFISLDEWVFNTEAHPLRIATRHANGETYSTIGQDRLQERFHGRKGRSGS; from the exons atgggaaaaaaatcgTTATCTTCTTCATCGCAATCGTGGTGGTGGAGAGGGTGGAGATATCTTCACCCGCAGCATAACCTGAGGAGGCCGCAGCTGTTGACACTCTTCATTATCTCCTTCGTTGCTCTCACATGGCTGCTCTCTGGCCTCGAATCTCTCAGTGTAGAGCACCag TTAGTGGTTTCAAGGTTGAATAAGGAACTAATAACTTTGAAGAATCAG CTAGCGAATGTGAAGAAGCATATAAGAAGTTGGAGCATTGTCGAGGAGGAGGATGATCCTCTCAATGTTGAACGAAGAAGAGCAGTTAAAGAGGCTATGATTCATGCTTGGACTTGTTACGAGATGTACGCATGGGGTCGTGATGAACTCCAG CCACAAACAAGAGATGGTGTTGATAGTTTTGGCGGTCTAGGAGCAACTCTAGTGGATTCTCTTGATACATTGTACATAATGGGTCTTGACGAGCAATTCCAAAGAGCTAGAGA GTGGGTTGCAAAGTCGTTGAATTTCAACAAGAATTACGAGGCTAGTGTTTTTGAGACAACCATAAG AGTTATAGGTGGACTTCTTAGCGCATATGATCTCTCTGATGACAAAGTGTTCCTTGAAAAGGCTAGAGATATTGCAGATAGGTTGCTGCCTGCGTGGAATACACCCTCAGGAGTCCCCTATAACATAATAAACTTGAGATATGGGGATGCCCGTAACCCTCGGTGGACAGGG GGAAAAAGTATTCTGGCAGATGCTGGTTCAGAGCAGCTTGAATTTATTGCTCTATCTCAGAGGACAAATGATCCTAAGTACCAGCAGAAG GTGGAATATGTCATTGAAGAGCTTCATAAAACCTTCCCTGCTGATGGATTGCTTCCCATATATATTGATCCTCACACTGGAATTACCTCATACTCAAAAATTTCCTTTGGTGCCATGGGTGATAG CTTTTATGAATATCTACTCAAGGCTTGGATACAAGGGAACAAAACTGAATCTGTAACGCGCTACAG AGAAATGTGGGAGACATCAATGAAGGGTCTGAAAAGCTTGATTCGGAGGACAACACCATCctcatatgcatatatatgtgAGAAGACTGGAAGCTCGCTGTCCGATAAG ATGGATGAATTAGCTTGCTTTGCTCCTGGAATGTTGGCTTTAGGATCTACTGGCTATGGCCCTGATGAAGCTGAAAAGTTTTTATCCCTTGCTGAAGAG CTTGCATGGACATGTTATAACTTTTACCAGACAACACCTACAAAATTGGCTGGAGAGAACTATTACTTCCCTGCTGGACAG GACATGACCGTTGGAACATCATGGAGCATTTTGAGGCCGGAGACGGTGGAGTCACTGTTTTACCTATGGCGTTTAACTGGGAACAAAACTTACCAAGAATGGGGTTGGAATATTTTCCAAGCATTTGAAAAGAACTCTCGAGTAGATACAGGATATAGTGGACTTAAAGAT GTGAGTTCAGGTGAGAAAGACAATATGATGCAGAGCTTCTTCCTCGCAGAAACGCTGAAGTATCTCTATCTCCTCTTTTCACCTCCATCGTTTATCTCTTTGGATGAATGGGTTTTTAACACAGAAGCCCACCCTCTAAGGATCGCGACTCGACATGCTAATGGAGAGACTTATAGTACAATTGGACAAGATAGATTACAAGAAAGGTTCCATGGAAGGAAAGGTCGGTCAGGATCCTAA
- the LOC117614936 gene encoding mannosyl-oligosaccharide 1,2-alpha-mannosidase MNS1-like isoform X1 translates to MGKKSLSSSSQSWWWRGWRYLHPQHNLRRPQLLTLFIISFVALTWLLSGLESLSVEHQLANVKKHIRSWSIVEEEDDPLNVERRRAVKEAMIHAWTCYEMYAWGRDELQPQTRDGVDSFGGLGATLVDSLDTLYIMGLDEQFQRAREWVAKSLNFNKNYEASVFETTIRVIGGLLSAYDLSDDKVFLEKARDIADRLLPAWNTPSGVPYNIINLRYGDARNPRWTGGKSILADAGSEQLEFIALSQRTNDPKYQQKVEYVIEELHKTFPADGLLPIYIDPHTGITSYSKISFGAMGDSFYEYLLKAWIQGNKTESVTRYREMWETSMKGLKSLIRRTTPSSYAYICEKTGSSLSDKMDELACFAPGMLALGSTGYGPDEAEKFLSLAEELAWTCYNFYQTTPTKLAGENYYFPAGQDMTVGTSWSILRPETVESLFYLWRLTGNKTYQEWGWNIFQAFEKNSRVDTGYSGLKDVSSGEKDNMMQSFFLAETLKYLYLLFSPPSFISLDEWVFNTEAHPLRIATRHANGETYSTIGQDRLQERFHGRKGRSGS, encoded by the exons atgggaaaaaaatcgTTATCTTCTTCATCGCAATCGTGGTGGTGGAGAGGGTGGAGATATCTTCACCCGCAGCATAACCTGAGGAGGCCGCAGCTGTTGACACTCTTCATTATCTCCTTCGTTGCTCTCACATGGCTGCTCTCTGGCCTCGAATCTCTCAGTGTAGAGCACCag CTAGCGAATGTGAAGAAGCATATAAGAAGTTGGAGCATTGTCGAGGAGGAGGATGATCCTCTCAATGTTGAACGAAGAAGAGCAGTTAAAGAGGCTATGATTCATGCTTGGACTTGTTACGAGATGTACGCATGGGGTCGTGATGAACTCCAG CCACAAACAAGAGATGGTGTTGATAGTTTTGGCGGTCTAGGAGCAACTCTAGTGGATTCTCTTGATACATTGTACATAATGGGTCTTGACGAGCAATTCCAAAGAGCTAGAGA GTGGGTTGCAAAGTCGTTGAATTTCAACAAGAATTACGAGGCTAGTGTTTTTGAGACAACCATAAG AGTTATAGGTGGACTTCTTAGCGCATATGATCTCTCTGATGACAAAGTGTTCCTTGAAAAGGCTAGAGATATTGCAGATAGGTTGCTGCCTGCGTGGAATACACCCTCAGGAGTCCCCTATAACATAATAAACTTGAGATATGGGGATGCCCGTAACCCTCGGTGGACAGGG GGAAAAAGTATTCTGGCAGATGCTGGTTCAGAGCAGCTTGAATTTATTGCTCTATCTCAGAGGACAAATGATCCTAAGTACCAGCAGAAG GTGGAATATGTCATTGAAGAGCTTCATAAAACCTTCCCTGCTGATGGATTGCTTCCCATATATATTGATCCTCACACTGGAATTACCTCATACTCAAAAATTTCCTTTGGTGCCATGGGTGATAG CTTTTATGAATATCTACTCAAGGCTTGGATACAAGGGAACAAAACTGAATCTGTAACGCGCTACAG AGAAATGTGGGAGACATCAATGAAGGGTCTGAAAAGCTTGATTCGGAGGACAACACCATCctcatatgcatatatatgtgAGAAGACTGGAAGCTCGCTGTCCGATAAG ATGGATGAATTAGCTTGCTTTGCTCCTGGAATGTTGGCTTTAGGATCTACTGGCTATGGCCCTGATGAAGCTGAAAAGTTTTTATCCCTTGCTGAAGAG CTTGCATGGACATGTTATAACTTTTACCAGACAACACCTACAAAATTGGCTGGAGAGAACTATTACTTCCCTGCTGGACAG GACATGACCGTTGGAACATCATGGAGCATTTTGAGGCCGGAGACGGTGGAGTCACTGTTTTACCTATGGCGTTTAACTGGGAACAAAACTTACCAAGAATGGGGTTGGAATATTTTCCAAGCATTTGAAAAGAACTCTCGAGTAGATACAGGATATAGTGGACTTAAAGAT GTGAGTTCAGGTGAGAAAGACAATATGATGCAGAGCTTCTTCCTCGCAGAAACGCTGAAGTATCTCTATCTCCTCTTTTCACCTCCATCGTTTATCTCTTTGGATGAATGGGTTTTTAACACAGAAGCCCACCCTCTAAGGATCGCGACTCGACATGCTAATGGAGAGACTTATAGTACAATTGGACAAGATAGATTACAAGAAAGGTTCCATGGAAGGAAAGGTCGGTCAGGATCCTAA
- the LOC117614936 gene encoding mannosyl-oligosaccharide 1,2-alpha-mannosidase MNS1-like isoform X3 has protein sequence MGKKSLSSSSQSWWWRGWRYLHPQHNLRRPQLLTLFIISFVALTWLLSGLESLSVEHQLANVKKHIRSWSIVEEEDDPLNVERRRAVKEAMIHAWTCYEMYAWGRDELQPQTRDGVDSFGGLGATLVDSLDTLYIMGLDEQFQRAREWVAKSLNFNKNYEASVFETTIRVIGGLLSAYDLSDDKVFLEKARDIADRLLPAWNTPSGVPYNIINLRYGDARNPRWTGVEYVIEELHKTFPADGLLPIYIDPHTGITSYSKISFGAMGDSFYEYLLKAWIQGNKTESVTRYREMWETSMKGLKSLIRRTTPSSYAYICEKTGSSLSDKMDELACFAPGMLALGSTGYGPDEAEKFLSLAEELAWTCYNFYQTTPTKLAGENYYFPAGQDMTVGTSWSILRPETVESLFYLWRLTGNKTYQEWGWNIFQAFEKNSRVDTGYSGLKDVSSGEKDNMMQSFFLAETLKYLYLLFSPPSFISLDEWVFNTEAHPLRIATRHANGETYSTIGQDRLQERFHGRKGRSGS, from the exons atgggaaaaaaatcgTTATCTTCTTCATCGCAATCGTGGTGGTGGAGAGGGTGGAGATATCTTCACCCGCAGCATAACCTGAGGAGGCCGCAGCTGTTGACACTCTTCATTATCTCCTTCGTTGCTCTCACATGGCTGCTCTCTGGCCTCGAATCTCTCAGTGTAGAGCACCag CTAGCGAATGTGAAGAAGCATATAAGAAGTTGGAGCATTGTCGAGGAGGAGGATGATCCTCTCAATGTTGAACGAAGAAGAGCAGTTAAAGAGGCTATGATTCATGCTTGGACTTGTTACGAGATGTACGCATGGGGTCGTGATGAACTCCAG CCACAAACAAGAGATGGTGTTGATAGTTTTGGCGGTCTAGGAGCAACTCTAGTGGATTCTCTTGATACATTGTACATAATGGGTCTTGACGAGCAATTCCAAAGAGCTAGAGA GTGGGTTGCAAAGTCGTTGAATTTCAACAAGAATTACGAGGCTAGTGTTTTTGAGACAACCATAAG AGTTATAGGTGGACTTCTTAGCGCATATGATCTCTCTGATGACAAAGTGTTCCTTGAAAAGGCTAGAGATATTGCAGATAGGTTGCTGCCTGCGTGGAATACACCCTCAGGAGTCCCCTATAACATAATAAACTTGAGATATGGGGATGCCCGTAACCCTCGGTGGACAGGG GTGGAATATGTCATTGAAGAGCTTCATAAAACCTTCCCTGCTGATGGATTGCTTCCCATATATATTGATCCTCACACTGGAATTACCTCATACTCAAAAATTTCCTTTGGTGCCATGGGTGATAG CTTTTATGAATATCTACTCAAGGCTTGGATACAAGGGAACAAAACTGAATCTGTAACGCGCTACAG AGAAATGTGGGAGACATCAATGAAGGGTCTGAAAAGCTTGATTCGGAGGACAACACCATCctcatatgcatatatatgtgAGAAGACTGGAAGCTCGCTGTCCGATAAG ATGGATGAATTAGCTTGCTTTGCTCCTGGAATGTTGGCTTTAGGATCTACTGGCTATGGCCCTGATGAAGCTGAAAAGTTTTTATCCCTTGCTGAAGAG CTTGCATGGACATGTTATAACTTTTACCAGACAACACCTACAAAATTGGCTGGAGAGAACTATTACTTCCCTGCTGGACAG GACATGACCGTTGGAACATCATGGAGCATTTTGAGGCCGGAGACGGTGGAGTCACTGTTTTACCTATGGCGTTTAACTGGGAACAAAACTTACCAAGAATGGGGTTGGAATATTTTCCAAGCATTTGAAAAGAACTCTCGAGTAGATACAGGATATAGTGGACTTAAAGAT GTGAGTTCAGGTGAGAAAGACAATATGATGCAGAGCTTCTTCCTCGCAGAAACGCTGAAGTATCTCTATCTCCTCTTTTCACCTCCATCGTTTATCTCTTTGGATGAATGGGTTTTTAACACAGAAGCCCACCCTCTAAGGATCGCGACTCGACATGCTAATGGAGAGACTTATAGTACAATTGGACAAGATAGATTACAAGAAAGGTTCCATGGAAGGAAAGGTCGGTCAGGATCCTAA